A single region of the Vicia villosa cultivar HV-30 ecotype Madison, WI linkage group LG4, Vvil1.0, whole genome shotgun sequence genome encodes:
- the LOC131600270 gene encoding probable transmembrane ascorbate ferrireductase 3, with protein MSTSIGISGLAHLFGIVSIILLLVWLLHYREGIDYDSDDGLRVFNVHPLMMFLGFIFLVGEGVMAFQTVPNQPPVPKFVHMTLNLMAIVFGIVGLCAVFKFHNMRNIADVYSLHSWIGISTFCLFGLQWLFGFVTFLFPGAQGLTRDRVLPWHRAGGRVLLFMAICAAETGLMEKAGFLQLKAYDRETNLVNFLGLTILLFGVFVNMSVGLRKLV; from the exons ATGAGCACTTCCATTGGAATTTCAGGTTTGGCTCATTTGTTTGGCATCGTCTCCATCATACTCTTACTTGTTTGGTTGTTGCACTATCGTGAAGGGATCGACTATGATTCCGACGATGGACTTCGCGTCTTCAAT GTGCATCCTTTGATGATGTTCTTgggttttattttccttgttggTGAAG GTGTAATGGCGTTCCAAACGGTACCAAACCAACCACCTGTGCCAAAGTTTGTCCATATGACATTGAACTTGATGGCTATTGTTTTTGGCATAGTTGGTCTATGTGCAGTTTTCAAGTTCCACAACATGCGAAACATTGCCGACGTTTATAGCCTTCATTCATGGATTGGCATTAGCACcttctgcttgtttggtttgcag TGGCTATTTGGTTTTGTAACTTTCTTGTTTCCTGGAGCACAAGGTCTAACAAGAGATAGGGTGCTTCCATGGCATAGAGCTGGAGGTAGAGTGCTACTTTTTATGGCCATATGTGCTGCAGAGACAGGGTTAATGGAGAAGGCTGGTTTCTTACAACTAAAAGCATATGACAGAGAAACTAATTTGGTCAATTTTCTAGGTCTTACGATTCTCTTGTTTGGTGTATTTGTAAACATGTCTGTTGGTCTTCGTAAAttagtttga
- the LOC131600272 gene encoding transmembrane ascorbate ferrireductase 1-like encodes MPRGFQIRATSVTIFVHLLFIAITTLVLVWLFHFREGVAFNSSNKLKIFNLHPLLMVIGFILVGGEAIITYKSIPGKRSSGKVVHLLLHLIALTSGVLGIIAVFKSKKEAGLPNMYSLHSWLGISAISAFGLQYILGFFSYFFPGADASTRATLLPWHKFLGIVIFLLAVGTAETGLVEYFRFLELFRSQEALIVNFTGLLLFLFAVFVGLSVLLPRNYK; translated from the exons ATGCCTCGTGGGTTCCAAATTAGAGCGACTTCAGTTACCATATTTGTCCATCTGTTATTCATAGCAATAACAACACTAGTGCTAGTTTGGTTGTTTCATTTCCGTGAAGgcgttgctttcaattcttccAACAAACTCAagatttttaat CTCCATCCACTTCTAATGGTAATAGGGTTTATCTTAGTAGGTGGTGAAG CTATCATAACTTACAAATCCATCCCTGGGAAAAGAAGTTCAGGAAAAGTGGTTCATCTATTGCTCCATCTGATAGCTCTAACATCAGGAGTTTTAGGAATTATTGCAGTTTTCAAATCCAAGAAAGAAGCCGGTCTTCCGAATATGTATAGTTTGCATTCTTGGCTAGGCATTTCAGCAATCTCTGCATTTGGTTTGCAGTATATATTGGGCTTCTTTAGTTACTTCTTCCCAGGAGCAGATGCTTCTACAAGAGCTACACTTCTGCCATGGCACAAGTTTCTGGGAATTGTGATATTTCTCCTTGCAGTTGGCACCGCTGAAACGGGTTTGGTTGAATATTTTAGATTTCTGGAATTGTTCAGAAGCCAAGAGGCATTAATAGTGAATTTTACTGGTCTCTTGCTCTTTCTGTTTGCTGTATTTGTTGGTCTTTCTGTGCTTCTACCAAGAAATTACAAGTAA
- the LOC131600273 gene encoding zinc finger protein 4-like: protein MIPNLNLEAENSLEVSSQVGSNIYFQETTSYDVTKDSATTSCLTNLPDSVSLNLSLSFDPSEEDFKETSDTNSEVVGADQANNTTASVPPVHRVFSCNYCKRKFFSSQALGGHQNAHKRERTMAKRAMRMGMFSQRYSSLASLPLHGSSSFHSFGIQSHSAMHNNHMPSSSSSMRASEIRATAKFENEYFGAAPMFMQHNDNAGVFWPGSFRQIGQSVDAHNSNLNTGFVVATEPPQQTSTVSPDLTLRL from the coding sequence ATGATTCCGAATTTGAACTTGGAAGCTGAAAATAGCTTAGAAGTAAGCAGTCAAGTAGGTTCCAACATTTACTTCCAAGAAACAACATCTTATGATGTTACCAAAGACAGTGCAACAACTTCCTGCCTTACAAATCTTCCAGATTCTGTTTCCCTTAACCTGTCTCTCAGCTTCGATCCGAGCGAAGAAGATTTCAAGGAAACAAGCGACACAAACAGCGAGGTTGTAGGAGCTGATCAGGCTAATAACACCACCGCGTCAGTGCCACCGGTTCATAGAGTTTTCTCATGTAACTATTGTAAGAGGAAGTTCTTTAGCTCACAAGCCTTAGGCGGACATCAGAACGCTCATAAAAGGGAGAGAACGATGGCGAAGCGCGCAATGCGAATGGGAATGTTCTCTCAGAGGTATTCAAGCTTAGCTTCTTTACCTCTTCATGgttcttcttcttttcattcttttggaATTCAATCACATTCTGCAATGCATAATAATCACATGCCATCGTCGTCGTCGTCAATGAGGGCTAGTGAAATTCGAGCTACAGCGAAATTCGAGAATGAGTATTTTGGAGCAGCGCCGATGTTTATGCAGCATAACGATAACGCGGGTGTATTTTGGCCTGGAAGTTTCAGACAGATAGGTCAAAGTGTTGATGCTCATAATTCAAATTTGAATACTGGTTTTGTTGTAGCAACAGAACCTCCTCAACAAACATCTACTGTATCTCCTGATCTCACTCTCAGGCTTTGA